A genomic window from Terrisporobacter glycolicus ATCC 14880 = DSM 1288 includes:
- the csrA gene encoding carbon storage regulator CsrA: protein MLVITRKKEESLLIGDDIEIKIVKIDDGSVKIAIDAPKDKIILRKEVYENVRKENAKAVANTNEILKLLK, encoded by the coding sequence ATGTTAGTAATTACTAGAAAAAAGGAAGAATCTTTATTGATTGGTGATGATATTGAAATAAAGATAGTAAAAATAGATGATGGAAGTGTAAAAATTGCAATAGATGCCCCAAAGGACAAAATTATACTTAGAAAAGAAGTATATGAAAATGTAAGAAAAGAAAATGCTAAAGCAGTTGCAAATACAAATGAAATATTAAAGTTGTTAAAGTAA
- the fliD gene encoding flagellar filament capping protein FliD translates to MSSVSGIRLPGLATGMDTETMVKQMLTGEQNKIDKAKQKEQTLKWQQEIYREVINDVKGFNDKYFSFTSKDSILVSSAWNTLTVSSSNSNVMTATGTPGANHVDYKFDVKKLAQPPRAESSKATNKTNSLKDLGLSGETTFVIRYGDGENEVSKPITIRTENTYKKETVPIQKVDVDGKPMVDADGKPVYVQKVDVDGKPMVDADGKPVYETKEIDVLDQPADTIETLVKKINNSTSGEVKASYSEMTGKFTIESSKTGSNSSLKIVSEDGKTESGSLDFLGFGGKTFIGTNSQVVVTSKDGSFTKTLEEQSNSFTIDGIKYNVHSTGTSELTSKQDVQPVVDKMKAFVEDYNKIMEKMYDTLIQKPNRDYPPLTEAQKEDMDEDEIKKWEEKAREGLLRNDSDMRKFMDDMQRAIFGDNMPILNEMGLTSHENYNKRGQISLDETKFIKALENNSDKVYDMFAKGSSSVMENMKGTIGKYVGNSSSIFAKKAGLDKTASAANNFYSEQLKKQAQAIKELQRKMNDKENDLYKKFGLLESNMNKFNSQMNYFAQM, encoded by the coding sequence ATGTCAAGTGTTAGTGGAATAAGGTTACCTGGTTTAGCGACAGGTATGGATACTGAAACGATGGTAAAACAAATGCTTACTGGAGAACAAAATAAAATAGACAAAGCTAAGCAAAAAGAGCAAACTTTAAAATGGCAACAAGAAATTTATAGAGAAGTTATAAATGATGTAAAAGGTTTTAATGACAAATATTTTAGTTTCACATCTAAAGACTCCATATTAGTTAGTAGTGCTTGGAATACGTTAACTGTAAGTAGCTCTAATTCAAATGTGATGACTGCAACAGGTACGCCTGGAGCAAACCATGTTGATTATAAATTTGATGTAAAAAAATTAGCTCAACCTCCTAGAGCAGAATCATCTAAGGCTACAAATAAAACAAATAGTCTAAAAGATTTAGGCTTATCAGGAGAAACTACATTTGTAATTAGATATGGAGATGGAGAAAACGAGGTTTCAAAACCTATAACAATAAGAACTGAGAATACATATAAGAAAGAAACTGTACCAATACAAAAAGTAGATGTAGACGGAAAACCAATGGTAGATGCCGATGGGAAACCAGTTTATGTACAAAAAGTAGATGTAGATGGAAAGCCAATGGTAGATGCCGATGGAAAACCGGTTTATGAAACAAAAGAAATAGATGTACTAGATCAACCAGCTGATACTATAGAAACTTTAGTGAAAAAAATAAACAATAGCACGTCGGGAGAAGTAAAAGCATCTTATAGCGAAATGACAGGTAAGTTTACTATAGAATCTTCTAAGACGGGAAGTAACAGTTCTCTTAAAATAGTTTCGGAAGATGGGAAAACTGAAAGTGGGTCTTTAGATTTTTTAGGATTTGGTGGAAAAACTTTCATAGGGACTAATTCACAAGTAGTGGTAACATCAAAAGATGGTTCCTTTACAAAAACTTTAGAAGAACAATCAAACTCATTTACTATTGATGGTATAAAATACAATGTTCATTCAACAGGAACATCTGAATTAACTTCAAAACAAGATGTTCAGCCTGTAGTGGATAAAATGAAAGCCTTTGTAGAAGATTATAACAAAATAATGGAAAAAATGTATGATACTTTAATACAAAAACCAAATAGAGACTATCCACCATTGACTGAAGCTCAAAAAGAAGATATGGATGAAGATGAGATAAAAAAATGGGAAGAAAAGGCTAGAGAGGGTCTGCTTAGAAATGACTCTGATATGAGAAAATTCATGGATGATATGCAAAGAGCTATATTTGGAGATAATATGCCAATATTAAATGAAATGGGATTAACATCTCATGAAAACTATAACAAAAGAGGTCAAATATCTTTAGATGAGACTAAATTTATAAAAGCATTAGAAAATAATTCTGATAAAGTATATGATATGTTTGCAAAAGGAAGCTCAAGTGTTATGGAAAATATGAAAGGTACCATAGGTAAGTATGTAGGTAACTCTTCTTCTATTTTTGCTAAAAAAGCTGGCCTTGATAAAACTGCATCAGCAGCTAATAATTTTTATTCAGAACAATTAAAAAAACAAGCACAGGCTATAAAAGAGCTACAAAGAAAAATGAATGATAAAGAAAATGATTTATACAAGAAGTTTGGATTATTAGAGTCGAATATGAATAAATTTAATTCTCAAATGAATTATTTCGCACAAATGTAA
- a CDS encoding tetratricopeptide repeat protein, which translates to MITLNQIRETIIKNDQELDEMIAEYFIQKHLSKKKEEKEKSEKELDIYIKTVKKSIEELINENKLSQAKELLEQYKDIIKDDITIYSMDGIICMQEGNLEDAYEYFKHGLEIDKDNVDLLYNMAYINILTGNKEEAVKYYMECLNITNDEELIEEIKNTINQLNEMEKNTSDILTIITLGIAEDDVIFNKLRKQNNNIIQIIENNEIQYENKFIKDGINIYEINSNKYSEILEYTIRRHENCVIICGDIDKAQISLNQKDYAKVVYYTNSNIYTDKNDCINHNINIYFDKEMCDNCDLILTNDVMVFNYKTIIEKRNNTYYIDNSETEFDISNLIGETNIKYLMNSHDRLKEKIAETENEYEKSLYILAAGCENIEDYIEIAKYIYDKYKTEEMYQIYLSLLAENKDYLNLCALAINSEHCSDVIKVELMYLNAAKEYDLIEFIANLSIKNYKKVDEMSDQHLEYKIANYYFELNQFDRAYDKYINVLSQSTNLVNSPLLNRNVAYLMYAMGNDEYEIYYDAYKSLIECLYDNKECVHES; encoded by the coding sequence ATGATTACGTTAAATCAGATAAGAGAAACTATAATAAAAAATGATCAAGAATTAGATGAAATGATAGCAGAATACTTTATTCAAAAACATTTATCAAAAAAGAAAGAAGAGAAAGAAAAAAGTGAAAAAGAGTTAGATATATATATAAAAACAGTAAAAAAGAGTATAGAAGAATTAATAAATGAGAATAAATTAAGTCAAGCAAAAGAACTATTGGAACAATATAAAGATATAATTAAGGATGATATTACCATTTACAGTATGGATGGTATAATTTGCATGCAGGAAGGAAATTTAGAAGACGCATATGAATATTTTAAACATGGTCTTGAAATAGATAAAGATAATGTGGATTTATTATATAATATGGCATATATTAATATATTAACAGGAAATAAAGAAGAAGCGGTTAAGTATTATATGGAATGCTTAAATATAACAAATGATGAAGAATTAATAGAGGAAATTAAGAATACAATAAATCAATTAAATGAAATGGAAAAAAATACTTCGGATATTTTAACAATTATTACTTTAGGTATAGCTGAAGACGATGTTATATTCAATAAACTAAGAAAGCAAAATAATAATATTATACAGATAATAGAAAATAACGAGATACAATATGAAAATAAATTTATAAAAGATGGTATTAATATATATGAAATAAATTCAAATAAATATAGCGAAATACTTGAGTATACAATTAGAAGACATGAGAACTGTGTAATAATATGTGGAGATATTGATAAGGCACAAATTTCACTTAATCAAAAAGATTACGCTAAAGTAGTATATTATACAAATAGTAATATCTATACTGATAAAAATGATTGTATAAATCATAATATAAATATATATTTTGATAAAGAAATGTGCGATAACTGTGATTTAATACTAACTAATGATGTGATGGTATTTAATTATAAGACAATAATAGAAAAAAGAAATAATACGTATTATATTGATAATAGTGAAACTGAATTTGATATATCAAATTTAATAGGTGAAACAAATATAAAATATTTAATGAATTCTCATGATAGATTAAAAGAAAAGATTGCAGAAACAGAAAATGAATATGAAAAGTCACTATATATACTAGCAGCTGGATGTGAGAATATAGAAGATTATATAGAAATAGCAAAATATATTTATGATAAATACAAAACAGAGGAAATGTATCAAATATACTTAAGTTTGTTGGCTGAAAATAAAGATTATTTAAATTTATGTGCATTGGCAATAAATAGTGAGCATTGTAGTGATGTTATTAAAGTAGAATTAATGTATTTAAATGCTGCAAAAGAATATGATTTAATAGAATTTATAGCTAATTTGTCTATAAAAAACTATAAAAAAGTAGATGAAATGTCTGATCAGCATTTAGAGTATAAGATTGCAAATTATTATTTTGAGTTAAATCAATTTGATAGAGCATATGACAAATATATAAATGTATTATCTCAAAGTACCAATTTAGTTAATTCTCCGCTATTAAATAGAAACGTAGCTTATCTAATGTATGCTATGGGAAATGATGAATATGAAATATATTATGATGCATACAAATCATTAATTGAATGTCTATATGATAATAAGGAGTGCGTACATGAAAGTTAG
- a CDS encoding radical SAM protein translates to MEKLKRFIDCYVPVEMCNLRCHYCYITQKSKFNNKILKLKYSPKEIRKALSTERLEGKCLINLCAGGETLLSSEVIELIKELLEEGHYVMVVTNGTVSKRLDEICELDSELLKRLFFKFSFHYLELIRLNKINDYFDNIEKVKNKGCSFTVEITPSDELIPHIEDIKKICLERLGALCHITIGRDDRKPGIDILSDYSFEEYNEIWSTFESNLFDYKVSIFYKERKEFCYAGDWSVYINLGTGSLRQCYCGIELDNIFNDISKPLTFNAIGYECSQPHCYNGHAFLALGVIPELDSPTYAELRNRFNSNCQGWLNKEMKAFMSQKLKDNNEEYAELKKEANYIRNSFLRKGKL, encoded by the coding sequence GTGGAAAAGCTAAAGAGATTTATTGACTGTTATGTTCCTGTAGAAATGTGTAATTTAAGATGCCATTATTGTTATATAACTCAAAAGAGTAAATTTAACAATAAAATTTTAAAATTAAAGTACTCTCCTAAAGAGATTAGAAAAGCTTTGTCTACAGAAAGATTAGAAGGTAAATGTTTGATAAATTTGTGTGCAGGAGGGGAAACCTTATTATCCAGTGAAGTGATTGAGTTAATAAAAGAGTTATTAGAAGAAGGTCACTATGTCATGGTTGTTACAAATGGAACGGTGTCAAAAAGATTAGACGAAATATGTGAACTTGATTCTGAATTATTAAAAAGATTATTTTTTAAATTTTCTTTTCATTATTTAGAGTTAATTAGGCTTAATAAAATTAATGATTATTTTGACAATATCGAAAAAGTTAAAAATAAGGGGTGTTCTTTTACAGTAGAAATAACACCTAGTGATGAACTTATACCTCATATAGAAGATATTAAGAAAATTTGTTTAGAAAGATTAGGGGCTTTATGTCATATAACGATAGGTAGGGATGATAGAAAACCTGGTATTGATATATTATCAGATTATTCTTTTGAAGAATATAATGAGATTTGGAGTACATTTGAATCCAACTTATTTGATTATAAAGTAAGTATATTTTATAAAGAAAGAAAAGAATTTTGTTATGCAGGTGATTGGAGTGTATATATTAATTTAGGGACAGGTTCACTAAGACAGTGTTATTGTGGAATAGAATTAGATAATATATTTAATGATATTAGTAAGCCACTAACTTTTAATGCAATTGGATATGAATGTAGTCAACCACATTGCTACAATGGACATGCATTTCTAGCGTTAGGTGTTATTCCAGAATTAGATTCGCCTACATATGCAGAATTAAGAAATAGGTTTAATAGTAATTGTCAGGGATGGCTAAATAAAGAGATGAAAGCATTCATGAGTCAAAAATTAAAAGACAATAATGAAGAATATGCAGAATTAAAAAAAGAAGCAAATTATATAAGAAATAGCTTTTTAAGAAAAGGGAAATTATAA
- a CDS encoding glycosyltransferase, which yields MKVSIIIPVYNVEKYLEECLDSAVSQTLKDIEIICINDGSTDSSEEILNNYKKNYSNIKIINQENKGLSSARNCGLKIAKGEYIYFLDSDDYIDLKAMEICYVEAKTNKLDILTFDAECFIDDEYSDNVVAENYDRSNILESRVMDGEEFYIYSNEKGGYRSPVWLNLYRRKYIENNKLYFYDGILHEDEIHTIESFIKANRIKYINNKLFIRRIRSNSIMTSPISEKRIYSNKVIAEETYKFYCHYKLKQITKEILIRWITLYYSNSIRFCDSLGLRCKRDEIVKEIKEKNEIKDINLEIQINNPELYYDLHYLKSNRKNELYLYKNMKKIIYMSIPTHGNLGDHAIVYSSIQILKEKYPHHKIIKINYEDTYLYIDVIKDIIGINDFVVLPGGGNMGNHYIWEEQVRRHIISNLINIPIISFPQTIYFSDDEEGRKEFNLTKKIYNSHSNLILLAREETSFNIMKKNFLNCKVELCPDIVFYLNNKLDIEKECLDRKYITVFFRKDKESYYSINDKHKLIQGIKNTFDVFESDTVVNYKVNGITRQNELFKLWRKFYKSKVVITDRLHGMIFAAITKTPCIVLRSLDYKVIKSYEWISSLNYIKMTDNISLDNIKNLITELEAIEKKDDFCFDDKYLMILKDVLNKNLEVELV from the coding sequence ATGAAAGTTAGTATAATAATACCTGTTTATAATGTGGAAAAATATTTAGAAGAATGTTTAGATAGTGCCGTTAGCCAAACGCTAAAGGATATTGAGATAATATGTATTAATGATGGATCAACAGATTCAAGTGAAGAGATACTTAATAATTATAAAAAAAACTACAGCAATATAAAAATAATAAATCAAGAGAATAAGGGTCTTAGTAGTGCCAGAAATTGCGGTTTAAAAATAGCAAAGGGAGAATACATATATTTTCTAGATAGTGATGATTATATTGACTTAAAAGCAATGGAAATCTGTTACGTAGAAGCGAAAACAAATAAGTTAGATATACTGACATTTGATGCTGAATGCTTCATTGATGATGAGTATAGTGATAATGTTGTAGCTGAAAATTATGATAGGAGTAATATATTAGAATCAAGGGTAATGGATGGTGAAGAATTTTATATTTACTCAAATGAAAAAGGAGGATATAGATCACCAGTATGGCTTAATTTATATAGACGTAAATATATAGAAAATAATAAATTGTATTTTTATGATGGTATATTGCATGAAGATGAAATACATACAATTGAAAGTTTTATAAAAGCTAATAGAATAAAATATATAAACAATAAATTATTTATAAGACGAATTAGGTCTAATTCTATAATGACATCTCCAATTAGTGAAAAAAGAATTTATAGTAATAAAGTGATTGCAGAAGAAACTTATAAATTCTATTGTCATTATAAATTAAAACAAATAACTAAGGAAATATTAATAAGATGGATTACTCTATATTACTCAAATAGTATTAGATTCTGTGACTCTTTAGGTTTGAGATGTAAGAGAGATGAAATAGTCAAAGAAATAAAAGAAAAAAATGAAATAAAAGATATTAATTTAGAAATTCAGATAAATAATCCGGAATTATATTACGATCTACATTATTTAAAAAGCAATAGGAAAAATGAACTCTATCTGTATAAAAATATGAAAAAAATTATTTATATGTCAATACCTACTCATGGAAATTTAGGTGATCATGCTATTGTGTACTCATCTATACAAATATTAAAGGAAAAATATCCTCATCATAAGATTATAAAAATAAATTATGAAGATACATATTTATATATAGATGTAATAAAGGACATCATTGGTATAAATGATTTTGTAGTTCTTCCAGGTGGAGGTAATATGGGAAATCACTATATATGGGAAGAACAAGTTAGAAGGCATATAATATCAAATCTAATAAATATACCTATAATATCATTCCCTCAAACAATATATTTTTCTGATGATGAAGAAGGTAGAAAGGAATTTAATCTTACGAAGAAGATATATAATAGTCATAGCAACCTTATATTATTAGCGAGAGAAGAAACCTCATTTAACATTATGAAGAAAAATTTCCTAAATTGTAAAGTTGAGTTATGTCCTGATATTGTGTTTTACTTAAATAATAAGTTAGATATTGAAAAAGAATGTTTAGATAGAAAATATATAACGGTGTTTTTTAGAAAAGATAAAGAAAGCTACTATAGTATAAATGATAAACATAAATTGATACAAGGTATAAAAAATACATTTGATGTTTTTGAAAGCGATACTGTTGTAAATTATAAAGTGAATGGTATAACTAGACAAAATGAGTTGTTTAAGCTTTGGAGAAAATTTTATAAATCAAAAGTAGTTATAACTGATAGACTACATGGTATGATATTCGCAGCGATTACTAAAACACCTTGTATAGTTTTAAGAAGTTTGGATTACAAAGTTATTAAAAGCTATGAATGGATTAGTTCATTAAATTATATTAAAATGACAGATAATATTAGCTTGGATAATATAAAGAATCTTATAACTGAACTTGAAGCTATAGAAAAGAAAGATGATTTTTGTTTTGATGATAAATACTTAATGATATTAAAAGATGTATTAAATAAAAATTTAGAAGTAGAATTAGTTTAA
- the fliT gene encoding flagellar protein FliT, which translates to MTEKISLYKDISLQIVESLKNEDIYALEKLLNKRQEILDNQINNNEFKQKLINEGIIDIDRQIEELLKDNMAKIKQEIKEYRLSKQVNNSYVNYNNRNLNIFNKKV; encoded by the coding sequence ATGACAGAAAAAATTAGTTTATATAAAGATATATCATTACAAATTGTTGAATCATTAAAAAATGAAGATATATATGCATTAGAAAAATTATTAAATAAAAGGCAAGAAATATTAGATAATCAAATTAATAATAATGAATTTAAACAGAAGTTAATTAATGAAGGAATTATTGATATAGATAGACAGATAGAAGAGCTTTTAAAAGATAATATGGCAAAAATAAAGCAAGAAATAAAAGAATATAGACTATCAAAACAGGTTAATAACTCATATGTGAATTACAATAACAGAAATTTAAATATTTTTAATAAAAAAGTATAA
- the fliS gene encoding flagellar export chaperone FliS, producing MYTSNPYNTYKQNSVNMASKEKLLLMLLDGAVKYTKIAKVAIQEKDMARAHKELIRVQDIFLELMVTMDKSAGKYMEELYNLYDFIKNELGRANIKKDVNIIDNILPIIEEIRDIWYEADKKIKTGK from the coding sequence ATGTATACATCAAACCCGTATAATACATACAAGCAAAATTCAGTAAATATGGCATCAAAGGAAAAGTTACTATTGATGCTATTAGATGGTGCTGTAAAATATACAAAGATAGCAAAAGTAGCAATACAAGAAAAAGACATGGCTAGAGCTCATAAGGAATTGATTCGTGTCCAAGATATATTTTTAGAATTAATGGTTACAATGGATAAAAGTGCTGGGAAGTATATGGAAGAACTATACAATTTATATGATTTTATAAAAAATGAACTTGGAAGAGCGAATATAAAGAAAGATGTAAATATAATTGATAATATATTACCTATAATAGAAGAAATAAGAGATATATGGTATGAAGCAGATAAAAAGATAAAAACTGGGAAGTAG
- a CDS encoding glycosyltransferase has protein sequence MIKNEEKFLGKTLKALNKIREEVENELIILDTGSIDKSVEIAKLYTDKVYFESWNDNFADMRNKSISYANGEWILILDADEELIECEKMISFFKTGLHKKYNSASVELKNINSEDGKSYSKSVNLRLFKRKGFGYEGAIHEQPMYKEPIYNNIAVFNHYGYLYVDEEFKNKKLKRNEKILLKELKKNPNNPYINFQLGKNFMAINKKEEALYYMEKSMNLYRSWENIPSYAYSNLAKFYIELKQFDKCEKICLEYLQKKDDKNIDIYYFLALSQSFLYKYEESLNSYERYIYLVDNYEISIQANSIYADGITIGLKENAQKNILKNCYYLKRYNQVIEKYKNMDFEEMKDVYDILFESLYHVNEVDKILNIYKNKMSSIIDTKYLESSLEKIILKIKEIDKIELYKALSNIENNYGSLNKVRLGEQFTVKELNNLLLIGKQSYYGDIIYYAINNNLDILALLQNVSYSYMQDYFNYIICNNRDCLLQLYNWLLKEPNTLNLNKLNIYSCLLKALLEGGSFDNEKYEKIFYMYITYRYNFIKQVYNKNLSDEEIIYLLKDKEEEFVVKVNSIQKLKEKDPIKYIKEIKILITDNEQYKKSIQILIDKFSKAFNESREIKELKKQYKSLIENNIKLGNINDALTMINEYETMYYEDCEVLNMKAIIYLLNNNYEKSEILLKKSFILDCSNVNTIFNIAYLKEVKHEKKEAIMFYDKIINTSEDDKLILEAKEKIKLLIES, from the coding sequence ATGATAAAGAATGAAGAAAAATTTTTAGGCAAAACATTAAAAGCATTAAATAAAATAAGAGAAGAAGTTGAAAATGAATTAATAATACTAGATACAGGATCTATAGATAAAAGTGTTGAAATAGCTAAATTATATACTGATAAAGTTTATTTTGAATCGTGGAATGATAACTTTGCTGATATGAGGAATAAATCAATAAGTTATGCAAATGGTGAATGGATACTTATTTTAGATGCAGATGAAGAGCTAATAGAATGTGAAAAAATGATTAGTTTTTTCAAAACAGGTTTACATAAAAAATATAACTCAGCATCTGTAGAGTTAAAAAATATAAACTCTGAAGATGGTAAATCTTATAGCAAATCTGTAAATCTAAGATTATTTAAAAGAAAAGGTTTTGGATATGAGGGGGCAATACATGAACAACCTATGTATAAAGAACCTATATACAACAATATAGCTGTATTTAATCATTATGGTTATCTATATGTAGATGAGGAATTTAAAAATAAGAAGCTTAAGAGAAATGAAAAAATTTTATTAAAAGAATTAAAAAAAAATCCTAATAATCCATATATAAATTTTCAATTAGGTAAAAATTTTATGGCAATAAACAAAAAAGAAGAAGCACTATATTATATGGAAAAATCTATGAATTTATATAGGTCATGGGAAAATATACCGTCATATGCTTATTCTAATTTAGCAAAATTTTATATTGAATTAAAACAATTTGATAAGTGTGAAAAAATTTGTTTAGAATATTTGCAAAAAAAGGATGATAAAAATATAGATATATATTATTTCTTGGCACTTAGTCAAAGTTTCTTATATAAGTATGAAGAAAGTTTAAATAGCTATGAAAGATATATATATTTAGTAGATAATTATGAGATATCAATACAAGCAAATAGTATATATGCTGATGGAATAACTATAGGATTAAAAGAAAATGCACAAAAGAATATACTTAAAAATTGTTACTATTTAAAACGATATAATCAAGTAATTGAAAAATATAAAAATATGGATTTTGAAGAAATGAAAGATGTATATGATATTTTATTTGAAAGTTTATATCATGTAAATGAAGTAGATAAAATATTGAATATATACAAAAACAAAATGTCATCAATAATAGATACAAAATACCTAGAATCTAGCTTAGAAAAAATAATATTAAAAATAAAAGAAATTGATAAAATCGAACTATATAAAGCTTTATCAAATATCGAAAATAATTATGGTTCGTTAAATAAAGTGAGATTAGGAGAACAATTCACAGTAAAAGAATTAAATAATTTATTATTAATCGGAAAGCAATCATATTATGGTGATATTATATATTATGCTATTAATAATAATTTAGACATATTAGCATTATTACAAAATGTAAGTTACTCATATATGCAAGATTATTTTAATTATATAATTTGTAATAATCGAGATTGTTTGTTGCAATTATATAATTGGCTCTTAAAAGAACCTAATACATTAAATTTAAATAAATTAAATATATATAGTTGTCTGTTGAAAGCTTTATTAGAAGGTGGAAGTTTTGATAATGAAAAGTACGAAAAAATATTTTATATGTATATAACGTATAGATATAATTTTATAAAACAAGTATATAATAAAAATTTATCAGATGAAGAAATAATATATTTATTAAAAGATAAAGAAGAGGAGTTTGTGGTTAAGGTTAATTCAATACAAAAATTGAAAGAAAAAGATCCTATAAAATATATAAAGGAAATAAAAATATTAATTACAGATAATGAACAATATAAAAAATCAATACAAATACTGATTGATAAATTCAGTAAAGCATTTAATGAAAGTAGAGAAATAAAAGAACTTAAGAAACAGTACAAGTCACTTATTGAAAATAATATAAAACTAGGAAATATAAATGATGCATTGACTATGATAAATGAGTATGAAACCATGTACTACGAGGATTGTGAAGTATTAAATATGAAAGCTATTATATATTTATTAAATAATAATTACGAAAAATCAGAAATACTATTGAAAAAATCGTTTATTTTAGATTGTTCAAATGTAAATACAATTTTTAATATAGCTTATTTGAAAGAAGTGAAGCATGAAAAAAAAGAGGCAATAATGTTTTACGATAAAATAATAAATACTAGTGAAGATGATAAATTAATTTTAGAAGCTAAAGAAAAGATTAAACTATTGATAGAAAGTTAA
- a CDS encoding flagellar basal body protein: protein MEIYSLMKMGLDATELRSKVIANNIANINTVGYERKYVNFENTLTDKLEDAKIEVKTEKNTSMREDGNNVDLENEKVNQAATTLQYNALVSLTNTKIAMTKSIISGR, encoded by the coding sequence ATGGAAATATACAGTTTGATGAAAATGGGATTGGATGCGACAGAGTTGAGAAGTAAGGTAATCGCAAACAACATTGCCAATATAAATACTGTAGGGTATGAGAGGAAATATGTTAATTTTGAAAATACATTAACGGACAAATTAGAAGATGCCAAAATTGAAGTTAAAACAGAGAAAAATACATCTATGAGGGAAGATGGAAATAATGTCGATCTTGAAAATGAAAAAGTAAATCAAGCTGCTACAACTCTACAATATAATGCCTTAGTTAGTTTAACTAATACAAAAATTGCAATGACAAAAAGTATAATTTCAGGGAGGTAA
- a CDS encoding flagellin, whose translation MRINTNLNAMISTNQMAKNTALAGNSMEKLSTGLRITKAGDDAAGLAISEKMRSQIRGMEQADRNVQDGVSMVQTAEGALEEAGNIVQRMRELGIQAGNSTLETADRDKISLELGQLKEEIGKIASDTKFNNTTVFSASTVTIQAGANAETRTFAVGTLATTVTSDVADTTKAAAVVTAATTDLATINASRAKLGAVQNRLEYTSSNLTTSTENLSAAESRIRDVDVAKEMVKLSKFNILTQASQAMVAQAKQQPEQVTQLLR comes from the coding sequence ATGAGAATAAACACTAATTTAAATGCTATGATATCAACAAATCAAATGGCAAAAAACACTGCTTTAGCAGGAAATTCTATGGAGAAATTATCTACAGGTTTAAGAATAACTAAAGCTGGAGATGATGCTGCAGGACTTGCTATATCTGAGAAAATGAGATCTCAAATAAGAGGTATGGAACAAGCTGATAGAAACGTACAAGATGGTGTATCTATGGTACAAACTGCAGAAGGTGCATTAGAAGAAGCAGGAAATATAGTTCAAAGAATGAGAGAGTTAGGAATACAAGCTGGTAACTCAACATTAGAAACTGCTGATAGAGATAAAATATCTTTAGAATTAGGTCAATTAAAAGAAGAAATAGGTAAGATAGCTTCAGATACTAAGTTCAATAATACTACAGTATTTAGTGCTAGTACAGTAACAATACAAGCTGGTGCTAATGCTGAAACAAGAACATTCGCAGTAGGAACTTTAGCTACTACAGTAACTTCAGATGTAGCTGATACTACAAAAGCAGCAGCAGTAGTTACAGCAGCAACTACTGACTTAGCAACTATAAACGCATCAAGAGCTAAATTAGGAGCAGTACAAAATAGATTAGAGTACACTTCTTCAAACTTAACAACATCAACAGAAAACTTATCTGCAGCAGAATCAAGAATAAGAGACGTAGATGTTGCTAAAGAAATGGTTAAGTTATCTAAGTTTAACATATTAACTCAAGCTTCTCAAGCTATGGTAGCTCAAGCTAAACAACAACCAGAACAAGTAACTCAATTATTAAGATAA